Proteins from a single region of Pseudomonadota bacterium:
- a CDS encoding DoxX family protein, whose amino-acid sequence MGGGLLLALGYKARWAALAIFLFLIPATLIFHAFWAVDPEQVKMQLIQFQKNLAIMGGMLYVVFNGPGRMSLDRV is encoded by the coding sequence TTGGGCGGCGGCCTGCTGCTCGCCCTCGGCTACAAAGCTCGCTGGGCGGCGCTCGCGATTTTCCTGTTCCTCATCCCGGCCACCCTGATCTTTCACGCTTTCTGGGCGGTAGACCCCGAGCAAGTGAAGATGCAGCTTATCCAGTTCCAGAAAAACCTGGCAATTATGGGTGGTATGCTCTACGTTGTGTTTAACGGCCCGGGCCGCATGAGCTTGGACCGGGTGTAA
- a CDS encoding phosphatase PAP2 family protein: MDPILFWNDVSLEANRVSHTNGKNEQTGPTLSARALGIVHLAMYDAYAGASGYPAGLAPYLGVPAPAGAPLPDNAKDAAVAAAAHATLSKLFPSQKAFFDAKHTEAGLGGTGLKAGHEFGLLVAQKLLEDRKDDPNASDDGYAASMARGAHRPDPDNPDQGYHAPFYGAKSNGFAVTFRHKLAAPPQPGTSAYTSALRQVRGKGIAPELMGTVPSNTRRTVDETLIGVYWGYDGAADLGTPPREYNQIVREVARKKPNPNTGNPNTAAENARLFALVNVAMADAGILAWDQKYIHDFWRPVVGIREHDASMGPTGMGNNNIDNDTHTLWLPLGAPATNSMHKDFTPSYSMYPCGHTITGKAKNFTPPFPAYPSGHATFGAAAFHMTRLFYGTAVGDKNPDALFQDLTFVSDEHNGVNKDNNGTVRPKHVRDFPNGLWQMIEENGLSRIYLGVHWVFDAFAVGNNGKPDYTQNVGGVPLGVTIAEDIFGSGMTKSPVPLPS; encoded by the coding sequence ATGGACCCAATTCTGTTTTGGAACGACGTTTCACTCGAAGCCAATCGTGTAAGCCACACGAACGGCAAGAACGAGCAAACTGGCCCCACGCTGAGCGCACGCGCCTTGGGGATTGTGCATCTCGCAATGTACGATGCCTACGCCGGAGCATCGGGATATCCCGCGGGACTTGCCCCCTACCTAGGCGTGCCGGCACCCGCCGGCGCTCCGCTTCCCGACAACGCCAAAGACGCTGCCGTCGCCGCGGCAGCGCATGCCACGCTTTCGAAATTGTTTCCCAGCCAAAAAGCGTTCTTTGACGCCAAGCACACTGAGGCGGGCTTGGGCGGTACGGGGTTGAAGGCGGGCCATGAGTTTGGGCTTTTGGTTGCTCAAAAGTTGCTGGAAGATCGAAAGGATGATCCGAACGCGAGCGATGACGGCTACGCGGCGTCGATGGCGCGTGGCGCCCATCGCCCCGACCCTGATAATCCCGATCAAGGCTATCACGCTCCGTTTTACGGTGCGAAGTCCAACGGTTTTGCTGTCACATTCCGGCATAAGCTCGCTGCGCCACCGCAGCCAGGCACTTCCGCCTACACAAGCGCGCTCCGGCAAGTACGCGGCAAAGGCATCGCACCGGAGTTGATGGGAACCGTGCCCTCCAATACTCGCCGTACAGTAGACGAGACATTGATCGGCGTTTATTGGGGGTATGACGGAGCTGCCGATCTTGGCACCCCACCGCGCGAATACAACCAGATCGTGCGTGAAGTCGCCCGCAAAAAACCCAACCCCAACACCGGCAACCCCAACACTGCGGCGGAGAATGCTCGATTGTTTGCGTTGGTAAATGTGGCGATGGCCGATGCTGGCATCCTGGCGTGGGATCAGAAGTACATCCACGACTTCTGGCGGCCGGTCGTGGGCATTCGCGAGCATGACGCGTCCATGGGTCCAACGGGCATGGGTAACAACAACATCGATAACGACACCCACACGCTTTGGTTGCCGCTGGGCGCGCCAGCGACGAACTCGATGCACAAAGACTTCACACCATCGTATTCGATGTATCCATGCGGACATACAATAACGGGCAAGGCCAAGAATTTTACGCCGCCGTTTCCGGCCTACCCCTCCGGGCATGCCACGTTCGGCGCAGCAGCATTTCACATGACGCGTCTGTTCTATGGGACTGCTGTTGGCGATAAAAATCCGGACGCTTTGTTCCAAGATCTCACGTTCGTGTCCGATGAACACAATGGCGTGAACAAGGACAACAACGGAACGGTGCGGCCAAAACACGTCCGCGACTTCCCAAACGGCCTGTGGCAGATGATCGAGGAGAACGGCCTCAGCCGCATTTATTTGGGCGTGCATTGGGTGTTTGACGCCTTCGCTGTCGGTAACAACGGTAAGCCTGATTACACACAGAACGTTGGCGGTGTTCCACTTGGTGTGACGATTGCCGAGGACATCTTTGGCAGTGGGATGACGAAATCGCCAGTGCCTCTCCCGTCGTGA
- a CDS encoding c-type cytochrome has product MRNQSLRWYGIVTAIVFVISLILIQKPATAEQERSNNWRVSPRLARIANPITADASSVAMGKNLYLRECQQCHEKSGKGDGPVAAALGNTVANLTSSEVLGQSDGAIYTKIRTGRSPMPSFKNHLAKEEIWHLINFIRYEFGPKRISSDADHTMVDNADGKSGGKSHEELFKKAEFPSAQECGACHLQIYREWSVSRHAFAQISPTFLAYQATLVKLTKGTMGDFCERCHTQAGMFTGEPILTSNSNRAKVSLEGITCVVCHRVPEAYGKITGRFPLEPGDIRNPIYGPRKDDELRRVLDSHSDNPPKTHREARLLEQVSQPGFCARCHDVRLANGIRFEDLFSEYKQTPAAKRGVTCQGCHMGPTSGIPSEYPPASAAIVRGVPTRPARRTNHMFPGPDSSVVHPGIFPINPEAQEFATPEEWLSFDVAAGWGSEAFEKSVPDDAKFPGIWADPEERIVAREIIDQQLALLAENRARATTLLRNGYGLGEIKIIEKEDGLKFDVEVKNLTDGHSVPSGLIAERNVFLQVTVTDADGTVILRSGDLDPNGDVRDTHSLYVHNGAIPRDEQLFNLRSPILVGTAHGGEREQVIPANYSLNPLIYMRPSHTPSVLFGGIRDLRLQKKNIEALGHRWASYHVDPKLLTGRTPYRLNIKLVAGQLPPHLIHAISGAGFEYGLSARAIGDKLVDLYRVLWERNLVIE; this is encoded by the coding sequence ATGAGAAACCAATCATTACGCTGGTACGGCATTGTCACTGCCATTGTGTTTGTGATCAGTTTAATCCTGATACAGAAACCCGCAACGGCTGAGCAAGAACGTTCCAATAACTGGCGAGTTTCACCGCGTCTTGCACGAATCGCAAATCCGATTACGGCGGACGCGTCCTCTGTGGCGATGGGTAAAAATCTCTACCTGCGAGAATGTCAACAGTGCCACGAAAAAAGCGGAAAAGGGGATGGCCCGGTAGCCGCTGCTCTGGGCAACACGGTCGCAAACCTGACGAGCTCCGAGGTTTTAGGGCAGTCTGACGGCGCGATTTACACGAAAATCAGGACCGGCAGATCCCCTATGCCCAGTTTCAAGAATCATCTAGCGAAAGAAGAAATATGGCATCTGATTAATTTCATCCGTTACGAGTTCGGCCCTAAGAGAATTTCGTCGGATGCTGACCATACGATGGTCGACAATGCTGATGGTAAATCGGGGGGTAAGTCTCACGAAGAACTGTTTAAAAAGGCCGAATTCCCATCTGCGCAAGAGTGCGGCGCCTGCCACCTGCAAATCTACCGTGAATGGTCTGTTTCGCGACATGCTTTCGCTCAGATAAGTCCTACCTTCCTTGCCTACCAGGCGACGTTGGTGAAATTGACTAAGGGGACCATGGGTGATTTCTGCGAGCGATGTCACACCCAAGCGGGCATGTTTACCGGCGAGCCAATTCTTACCAGCAATAGTAACCGTGCGAAGGTGTCTTTAGAGGGGATCACCTGTGTCGTCTGTCACCGAGTTCCCGAGGCCTATGGCAAAATCACCGGCCGTTTTCCCCTTGAACCCGGCGATATCCGCAACCCCATTTACGGTCCCCGCAAAGATGATGAGCTGCGACGTGTGCTCGATTCCCATTCAGACAACCCCCCAAAAACCCATCGCGAGGCACGTCTTCTTGAGCAGGTTTCCCAACCGGGGTTTTGTGCTCGCTGCCACGACGTACGCCTAGCTAACGGCATTCGGTTTGAGGATCTGTTTAGTGAATACAAGCAAACACCGGCGGCTAAACGGGGAGTGACGTGTCAAGGCTGTCACATGGGCCCGACCTCCGGTATACCGTCGGAGTACCCGCCCGCTTCCGCAGCGATCGTCCGCGGTGTGCCAACCCGGCCCGCTCGGCGCACTAATCATATGTTCCCGGGACCCGATAGTTCCGTGGTCCATCCAGGCATCTTTCCCATCAACCCAGAGGCGCAGGAGTTTGCCACGCCAGAGGAATGGTTGAGTTTTGACGTCGCAGCCGGGTGGGGATCCGAAGCATTCGAAAAAAGCGTGCCTGACGACGCAAAATTTCCCGGCATTTGGGCAGATCCCGAAGAGCGTATTGTGGCCCGGGAAATTATCGATCAGCAACTGGCGCTACTGGCCGAGAACCGAGCCCGTGCCACTACCTTATTGCGTAATGGCTACGGTCTCGGTGAAATAAAAATCATTGAAAAAGAAGACGGACTTAAGTTCGACGTCGAAGTTAAGAACCTGACCGACGGCCACAGCGTGCCCTCGGGGTTGATTGCCGAGCGCAACGTCTTCTTGCAGGTCACGGTGACCGACGCCGACGGAACGGTAATTTTGCGCTCCGGCGATCTGGACCCTAACGGAGACGTTCGCGACACGCACTCCTTGTACGTACACAATGGCGCCATACCAAGAGACGAACAGCTCTTCAACCTGCGGTCTCCAATTTTGGTCGGTACGGCTCATGGAGGAGAGCGCGAGCAGGTGATACCGGCCAACTACTCCTTAAATCCGTTGATCTACATGCGGCCCTCGCACACGCCATCGGTACTGTTTGGCGGCATTCGCGACCTTCGGCTGCAGAAGAAAAACATCGAGGCGCTGGGGCATCGCTGGGCAAGTTACCACGTCGATCCCAAACTCCTCACCGGTCGAACGCCTTATCGTTTAAACATCAAGCTCGTGGCGGGCCAACTCCCTCCGCATTTGATCCATGCCATTTCCGGAGCGGGCTTCGAGTACGGACTCAGTGCACGTGCCATCGGAGACAAATTGGTTGATCTTTACCGCGTACTTTGGGAACGAAATCTTGTTATTGAATAA
- a CDS encoding cytochrome b/b6 domain-containing protein → MHWLLAVSVFFLFISSWWMLALPLPSEEYRYREFPFQLHKNLGITLVFVLLLLLYVRFLHRPAPEQSAALKPWMHKLAIVDHIILYVTILACCISGYMSSSYSGWGTTLWWMVDLPDWGYENEDLNMFYSDIHLWTCWILLALMAAHISGALYHAFRNDGVVRRMVRL, encoded by the coding sequence ATGCACTGGTTATTGGCTGTATCGGTATTCTTTTTGTTTATTTCAAGCTGGTGGATGCTGGCATTGCCGTTGCCATCTGAAGAATATCGCTACCGCGAATTTCCATTCCAGTTACACAAGAATCTTGGCATTACCCTGGTGTTCGTGCTGTTGTTATTGCTCTATGTGCGTTTTCTGCATCGCCCGGCCCCGGAACAATCCGCTGCGTTGAAGCCCTGGATGCATAAACTGGCGATTGTCGATCACATTATTCTGTACGTGACGATACTTGCCTGCTGTATCAGCGGCTACATGTCTTCATCCTACAGTGGTTGGGGTACGACACTCTGGTGGATGGTGGACCTGCCCGACTGGGGTTACGAAAACGAAGACCTCAACATGTTTTACTCTGATATTCACTTGTGGACCTGCTGGATATTGCTGGCCCTGATGGCCGCGCATATCAGCGGCGCCCTGTACCATGCCTTCCGCAACGATGGCGTTGTCCGCCGCATGGTGCGTCTGTAG
- a CDS encoding DoxX family protein, which yields MNTVQPLGLLVGRVLLALIFIGSGFSKITGFADTAASMAAKGIPMVEVLLIIAILIELGGGLLLALGYKARWAALAIFLFLIPATLIFHAFWAVDPEQVKMQLIQFQKNLAIMGGMLYVVFNGPGRMSLDRA from the coding sequence ATGAACACCGTACAGCCACTTGGCCTCCTCGTGGGCCGCGTCCTACTGGCCCTCATCTTCATTGGCTCCGGCTTTAGCAAGATCACCGGATTCGCGGACACCGCGGCCTCCATGGCCGCCAAGGGCATACCGATGGTGGAGGTGTTGTTGATTATCGCCATCCTCATCGAGTTAGGCGGCGGCCTGCTGCTCGCCCTCGGCTACAAAGCTCGCTGGGCGGCGCTCGCGATTTTCCTGTTCCTGATTCCGGCCACCCTGATCTTTCACGCTTTCTGGGCGGTAGACCCCGAGCAAGTGAAGATGCAGCTTATCCAGTTCCAGAAAAACCTGGCAATTATGGGCGGTATGCTCTACGTTGTGTTTAACGGCCCGGGCCGCATGAGCTTGGACCGAGCGTAA
- a CDS encoding AAA family ATPase, with protein MGKVIAITNQKGGVGKTTTSVNLAASLAATKRRVLLVDLDPQGNATMGSGVDKRSLSTSAYDVLTGEVSIAGSAIPAAAGGYDLVPANSDLTGAEVQLLSFDSRESCLRAALAPVAENYDYIFIDCPPALNMLTVNALVAADSVIIPMQCEYYALEGLTALLATIATIKNRLNPALDVEGLLRTMFDPRNTLANDVSAQLLNHFGAQVYRTTIPRNVRLAEAPSHGLPALQYDKTSSGAIAYLALAGEILRRHALPMAPGVPAQTVADGAMRNEH; from the coding sequence ATGGGGAAAGTAATCGCGATCACCAACCAGAAGGGAGGCGTGGGTAAGACCACGACCAGCGTCAATCTCGCCGCCTCGCTGGCCGCGACCAAGCGGCGCGTCCTGCTCGTGGACCTGGATCCACAAGGCAACGCCACCATGGGAAGCGGTGTCGATAAGCGCTCGCTGTCCACTTCCGCCTATGATGTCCTCACGGGCGAGGTTTCAATCGCGGGCTCCGCTATCCCGGCGGCCGCGGGCGGCTACGATCTGGTGCCGGCCAACAGCGACCTCACCGGGGCCGAGGTGCAATTACTCTCGTTTGATAGCCGCGAGTCCTGCCTGCGCGCGGCACTGGCGCCGGTGGCGGAGAACTATGACTATATTTTTATCGATTGTCCGCCGGCGCTCAACATGCTCACCGTGAATGCATTGGTGGCGGCGGACTCGGTCATCATTCCCATGCAATGCGAGTACTACGCGCTGGAAGGTTTGACCGCGCTTCTCGCCACCATTGCTACGATCAAGAACCGTTTGAATCCCGCGCTCGATGTCGAAGGGCTGCTGCGCACCATGTTCGATCCCAGGAATACCCTCGCGAACGATGTCTCGGCGCAGTTGCTAAACCATTTCGGCGCCCAGGTCTATCGCACGACCATCCCGCGCAACGTGCGCTTGGCCGAAGCCCCGAGCCACGGATTGCCGGCCCTGCAGTACGACAAGACATCGAGCGGGGCGATCGCTTATCTCGCCTTGGCGGGGGAGATCCTGCGCCGGCATGCGCTCCCCATGGCCCCGGGCGTGCCGGCGCAAACCGTAGCGGACGGAGCCATGCGCAATGAGCATTAA
- a CDS encoding ParB/RepB/Spo0J family partition protein yields the protein MSIKKRGLGRGLEALLGVDAAPGLAPAGEVRALPIEMIQKGRHQPRLDLRPEALEDLAHSIRAQGVVQPIVVRPLGGGQRYELIAGERRWRASQLAGLHEIPAIVRDVTDAVALSIALIENIQREDLNPLEEATAFSRLVNEFSMTHQEVADAVGRSRAAVSNLLRLLELQEEVKRKLEAGDLEMGHARALLALEGRTQIEAAQRVVAQRLSVRESERLVRRLQEAKPADARPPKEPNIAALEQQISERLGAKTSVRHDGHGRGSVVIYYNSLDELDGILNHIK from the coding sequence ATGAGCATTAAGAAACGGGGACTGGGGAGAGGTCTGGAGGCCTTGCTGGGGGTGGACGCTGCGCCCGGCCTTGCACCCGCTGGAGAAGTCCGTGCCCTCCCGATCGAGATGATCCAAAAGGGCCGCCATCAACCCCGGCTCGACCTCCGACCGGAAGCGCTCGAAGACCTGGCCCATTCGATTCGCGCTCAGGGGGTGGTACAGCCCATCGTCGTCCGTCCGCTCGGCGGCGGTCAGCGTTACGAGCTCATCGCCGGGGAACGGCGCTGGCGCGCCTCGCAGCTCGCGGGTCTGCACGAGATCCCGGCGATCGTGCGCGATGTCACCGACGCGGTCGCGCTCAGCATCGCGCTCATCGAAAATATACAGCGTGAGGATCTCAATCCCTTGGAAGAAGCGACGGCGTTTTCGCGCCTGGTGAACGAATTCAGCATGACCCACCAAGAGGTGGCGGATGCCGTCGGCCGATCGCGCGCCGCCGTGAGCAACCTGTTGCGGCTTTTGGAGTTGCAGGAGGAGGTCAAGCGCAAGCTCGAGGCGGGGGATCTCGAGATGGGCCATGCCCGCGCTTTGTTAGCCCTGGAGGGGCGGACGCAAATCGAAGCGGCGCAACGCGTCGTTGCCCAGCGCCTGTCCGTACGCGAATCGGAGCGCTTGGTGCGCCGGCTCCAGGAGGCTAAGCCAGCGGACGCGCGGCCGCCGAAGGAACCCAATATCGCGGCCTTGGAGCAACAGATCTCGGAACGCTTGGGCGCCAAGACCAGCGTACGCCATGATGGGCACGGCCGCGGAAGCGTGGTGATCTATTACAACTCGCTCGATGAGCTGGACGGGATCCTGAACCATATCAAATAA
- a CDS encoding ATP synthase subunit I — MRKLIALQLGLTLLAAGLCAIREIDWAVSALAGGGIGTAATGAAAVCITRIKGGSPGTLLGAQILAEVIKIGVTMGLFVAAFVFYKEVAVGPLFVAYAATLIAYGLAMAMT; from the coding sequence TTGCGAAAACTCATCGCCCTGCAGCTTGGACTGACGTTGCTCGCGGCGGGTTTATGTGCAATCCGGGAGATCGACTGGGCCGTCTCCGCATTGGCCGGGGGCGGTATCGGGACGGCGGCGACCGGCGCAGCGGCGGTGTGTATCACCCGAATCAAGGGGGGCTCGCCGGGGACGCTCCTAGGGGCGCAGATCCTCGCCGAGGTGATTAAAATTGGGGTCACGATGGGTCTTTTCGTCGCGGCGTTCGTTTTTTATAAGGAAGTCGCCGTCGGACCGCTTTTTGTCGCCTACGCGGCGACGCTCATCGCATACGGGTTGGCCATGGCAATGACTTAA
- the atpB gene encoding F0F1 ATP synthase subunit A, translated as MASQAPQSTSEYILHHLTNNAQGSGFWTFHVDTLAVSAFIGFVVFGLLYWVGRKASSGVPGRLQNFVEMVVELVDGSVKGIFHGKNELVAPLALTIFVWVFMMNAMDLLPIDLLPKLVGYAGVHEFKSVPTTDPNLTFAMSLSVFGLMIYYNYKIKGASGFAHEAMSSPFGPKLAPINVLFRIIEDIAKPLSLALRLFGNMYAGEMVFILIALLPYWVQWLLGAPWAIFHILIITLQAYIFMMLTIVYLSMAHESH; from the coding sequence ATGGCATCGCAAGCACCGCAGTCAACGTCCGAATACATCCTGCACCATCTCACCAATAACGCGCAGGGTTCGGGGTTTTGGACCTTTCATGTAGACACGCTCGCGGTCTCGGCATTTATTGGATTCGTCGTTTTCGGTTTGTTGTACTGGGTGGGCCGCAAGGCGAGTTCGGGGGTGCCCGGCCGCTTGCAGAATTTCGTCGAGATGGTCGTGGAGCTTGTGGACGGATCGGTCAAGGGGATCTTTCACGGCAAGAACGAGCTGGTGGCGCCCTTGGCGCTCACGATCTTCGTCTGGGTGTTCATGATGAACGCCATGGATCTCCTACCCATCGATCTCCTGCCGAAGCTCGTGGGTTACGCCGGCGTTCACGAATTCAAGTCGGTTCCGACAACCGATCCCAATCTGACTTTCGCCATGTCCTTGTCGGTCTTCGGTCTCATGATCTACTACAACTACAAGATCAAAGGGGCCAGCGGATTCGCGCACGAAGCCATGTCCTCGCCTTTCGGACCGAAGCTGGCGCCGATCAATGTGCTGTTTAGAATCATCGAGGACATCGCAAAACCGCTGTCGCTGGCGTTGCGGCTCTTCGGGAACATGTACGCCGGTGAGATGGTGTTTATCCTGATCGCGCTCTTGCCGTACTGGGTACAATGGCTGCTCGGTGCGCCGTGGGCGATATTTCACATCCTTATCATCACACTGCAGGCGTATATTTTCATGATGCTGACGATCGTGTACCTCAGCATGGCGCATGAAAGTCATTAA
- the atpE gene encoding F0F1 ATP synthase subunit C, translating into MELVNVLSNVQGLAVLAVALMLGLGALGAAIGVGLLGGKFLEGVARQPELANLLIGRFFLVAGLVDAVPMISAAMGLYVLFADPFGFSDALAKVAGD; encoded by the coding sequence ATGGAGCTGGTGAATGTATTGAGCAACGTCCAGGGGCTCGCGGTGCTCGCGGTGGCCTTGATGCTGGGCTTAGGTGCGTTGGGAGCGGCCATCGGCGTCGGTCTGCTGGGAGGTAAATTCCTCGAAGGGGTGGCGCGCCAGCCCGAGCTCGCCAACCTGCTCATCGGCCGGTTCTTCCTGGTCGCCGGCCTGGTCGATGCCGTACCCATGATCAGCGCGGCCATGGGCCTCTATGTGCTGTTTGCCGATCCCTTCGGATTCAGCGACGCGTTGGCGAAAGTCGCCGGCGATTAA
- a CDS encoding F0F1 ATP synthase subunit B: MDINATLLGQAITFAILVWFTMRFVWPPLMEAMEERAKRIADGLAAADKGRHDLELAETRANTILREGKQKAQENITHAQKRADEIIEEAKANARNEGERIVAAARDQITQETQQAKEQLQREVARLALVGAEQVLMREVDANAHRDVLDKLAARL; encoded by the coding sequence GTGGATATCAACGCCACCTTGCTTGGCCAGGCGATTACCTTTGCCATTCTGGTGTGGTTCACCATGCGTTTCGTGTGGCCGCCCTTGATGGAGGCGATGGAGGAGCGCGCGAAGCGCATCGCCGACGGTCTCGCCGCCGCAGACAAAGGCCGCCACGATCTGGAGTTAGCCGAAACCCGCGCCAACACCATCTTGCGCGAGGGCAAGCAGAAAGCCCAGGAAAACATTACCCACGCCCAGAAACGCGCCGATGAGATCATCGAAGAGGCGAAGGCGAACGCTCGCAATGAGGGCGAACGCATCGTCGCCGCCGCGCGAGATCAAATCACCCAAGAGACCCAACAAGCCAAAGAACAACTGCAACGGGAAGTGGCCAGGCTCGCGCTGGTGGGCGCGGAGCAGGTCTTGATGCGCGAGGTCGATGCCAACGCGCATCGGGACGTACTGGATAAACTCGCGGCCCGACTGTAA
- a CDS encoding F0F1 ATP synthase subunit delta, with product MQETATLARPYAQAVFERARERGQWDEWSGALVFLRLLMQDPMMHKIALDPRIERSKLERLIFDLAEDRFTPEVRNLIRVLLDGGRLQALPEIARLFEELRAEAQGSVDVEVISAFALSAEQEQVIAAAMKRRVGKDLKVTTRIDRGLIGGAIVRIGDLVIDASLRRRLQQLSTRFN from the coding sequence ATGCAAGAAACAGCGACACTGGCACGCCCCTATGCGCAAGCGGTGTTTGAACGCGCCCGCGAGCGCGGTCAATGGGACGAATGGTCCGGCGCCTTAGTGTTTCTTCGGTTGTTGATGCAGGATCCAATGATGCACAAGATCGCTCTCGATCCGCGCATCGAGCGGTCTAAGCTGGAGCGGCTGATCTTCGATCTCGCCGAGGATAGGTTCACGCCCGAAGTCCGCAATCTCATTCGTGTGCTTCTCGACGGCGGGCGGTTGCAGGCCCTGCCCGAGATCGCCCGGCTTTTCGAGGAGCTGCGCGCCGAGGCCCAGGGGAGCGTCGATGTGGAGGTCATATCCGCTTTCGCTCTGAGTGCCGAGCAAGAACAAGTAATCGCCGCGGCCATGAAACGGCGCGTAGGCAAGGATCTCAAGGTGACAACGCGCATCGATCGGGGCTTGATCGGCGGTGCGATCGTGCGCATCGGAGATCTCGTGATCGACGCCTCCTTGCGGAGACGCTTACAGCAATTGAGCACGCGGTTTAATTGA
- the atpA gene encoding F0F1 ATP synthase subunit alpha: MPISAIEISDLIKKKIQEYDLPTEARTEGTVVSLTDGIARIHGLSDVMQGEMIEFPGSVYGLALNLERDSVGAVIMGGYQHLTEGDVVRCTKRILEVPVGPALLGRVVDSLGIPIDGKGPIAAEESSPIEKIAPGVITRQSVSQPVQTGLKAIDAMVPIGRGQRELIIGDRQTGKTALAIDTIINQRGTGVKCVYVAIGQKASSINTVVHKLQEHAALEHTIVVAASASESAAMQYIAPYSGCAMGEYFRDRGEDALIIYDDLTKQAWAYRQVSLLLRRPPGREAYPGDIFYLHSRLLERASRLNAAEVEKRTGGRVKGRTGSLTALPIIETQAGDVSAFVPTNVISITDGQIYLETDLFNAGIRPAINAGLSVSRVGGAAQTKIVKKLGGGIRLALAQFRELAAFAQFASDLDEATRKQLERGQRITELMKQKQYSPLTVAEMAASLYAADRGYLDDIPLDQVGPFEAALHSFVNSERADLMQRINEAGDFNDDIDAGLKAALDDFKSNHAW, encoded by the coding sequence ATGCCAATCAGCGCAATCGAGATCAGCGATCTCATAAAGAAGAAGATCCAGGAATATGATCTCCCGACCGAGGCCCGGACCGAAGGCACGGTGGTGAGCCTCACCGACGGCATCGCCCGCATTCACGGACTGAGCGACGTGATGCAGGGCGAGATGATCGAGTTTCCCGGAAGCGTGTACGGCCTGGCGCTTAATCTCGAGCGGGATTCCGTGGGCGCCGTCATTATGGGCGGCTACCAGCACCTCACGGAGGGTGATGTCGTACGCTGCACCAAGCGCATCTTGGAAGTCCCGGTCGGACCGGCTTTGCTCGGCCGCGTCGTCGATTCCCTCGGGATCCCCATCGACGGCAAAGGACCGATCGCGGCGGAGGAATCCTCGCCGATCGAGAAGATTGCGCCCGGCGTCATCACCCGGCAATCGGTCAGCCAGCCGGTGCAGACGGGACTGAAAGCTATCGACGCAATGGTGCCCATCGGCCGCGGCCAGCGCGAGCTCATCATCGGCGATCGGCAGACCGGCAAGACCGCGCTCGCCATCGATACCATCATCAATCAGCGCGGCACCGGGGTGAAGTGCGTTTACGTGGCGATCGGCCAGAAGGCCTCGTCCATCAATACCGTCGTGCATAAACTCCAAGAGCACGCGGCGCTGGAACATACCATCGTGGTCGCGGCGAGCGCCTCGGAGTCGGCGGCGATGCAATACATCGCCCCCTACTCGGGTTGCGCCATGGGAGAGTACTTCCGCGATCGCGGCGAGGACGCCTTGATCATTTACGACGATCTCACCAAGCAAGCGTGGGCGTACCGGCAAGTCTCCCTGCTGTTGCGGCGGCCGCCCGGCCGTGAAGCCTATCCCGGCGATATCTTCTACCTCCATTCGCGCCTGCTGGAACGGGCCTCGCGCCTGAACGCCGCGGAGGTCGAGAAGCGTACCGGCGGCCGGGTGAAGGGCAGGACCGGTTCGCTCACGGCCTTGCCGATCATCGAGACCCAAGCCGGCGACGTGTCCGCCTTCGTGCCGACCAACGTGATCTCGATCACCGATGGGCAAATCTATTTAGAGACCGACCTTTTTAATGCGGGCATACGGCCGGCCATCAACGCGGGGCTCTCGGTGTCGCGCGTGGGCGGCGCGGCCCAAACTAAAATCGTTAAGAAACTCGGTGGCGGTATTCGCTTGGCACTGGCCCAGTTTCGCGAGCTCGCGGCCTTCGCTCAATTCGCCTCCGATCTCGACGAGGCGACCCGCAAACAGCTCGAACGCGGGCAGCGCATAACGGAATTGATGAAGCAGAAGCAGTATTCACCCCTCACGGTCGCGGAGATGGCGGCGAGCCTCTATGCCGCCGACCGGGGCTATCTCGATGACATCCCGCTCGATCAGGTGGGACCCTTCGAGGCGGCGCTGCATAGTTTCGTGAATAGCGAGCGCGCGGATTTAATGCAACGCATTAACGAGGCCGGCGATTTCAACGATGACATCGATGCGGGGTTGAAAGCCGCCTTGGATGATTTCAAGTCAAATCATGCGTGGTGA